A genome region from Erigeron canadensis isolate Cc75 chromosome 3, C_canadensis_v1, whole genome shotgun sequence includes the following:
- the LOC122591504 gene encoding uncharacterized protein LOC122591504, giving the protein MTQSVSLEVLGNVENNSWKLYTDGAASSDGCGARLMLTSPEEKEFTYALRFEFEVTNNEAEYEALLAGLRIVRDMKIRNIQVYVDSQLVACQVKGAYEAKQGTTKLYLQKVQELIEYFSHFEIEHIRRNQNKKADALSKLASLTFGHLGKQVLVEVPKERSIEERQVSDLVEEEGTTWMTPIYEYLISGILPVDKDGARKTRVKAP; this is encoded by the coding sequence ATGACGCAATCCGTGTCGTTGGAAGTATTGGGGAATGTTGAAAATAATTCATGGAAGCTGTACACCGACGGAGCGGCTAGCTCCGACGGCTGTGGGGCCAGACTCATGTTAACTAGCCCAGAAGAAAAAGAATTTACCTATGCGTTAAGATTTGAGTTCGAGGTAACCAATAACGAAGCTGAGTATGAGGCATTACTAGCAGGCCTTCGCATCGTAAGAGATATGAAGATACGAAACATACAAGTGTACGTCGACTCCCAACTGGTAGCATGCCAAGTCAAAGGAGCGTACGAAGCTAAGCAAGGTACTACAAAGTTATACCTACAGAAGGTACAGGAGTTAATAGAATATTTCAGTCACTTTGAAATTGAGCATATAAGAAGAAATCAGAATAAAAAGGCAGATGCCTTGAGCAAGCTAGCTTCCCTCACGTTCGGCCACTTAGGGAAACAAGTATTGGTAGAAGTCCCGAAAGAAAGGTCGATCGAAGAAAGACAAGTGTCAGATCTCGTGGAAGAAGAAGGCACCACGTGGATGACCCCCATCTACGAGTATTTAATCAGTGGGATACTCCCAGTAGACAAGGACGGAGCCCGAAAGACAAGGGTCAAGGCCCCATAA